Proteins from one Nitrobacteraceae bacterium AZCC 2146 genomic window:
- a CDS encoding putative protein tyrosine phosphatase (product_source=COG5350; cath_funfam=3.90.190.10; cog=COG5350; pfam=PF00102; smart=SM00404; superfamily=52799), which translates to MIHVCSLADLHATVKDTGASHVLTVMANVAQVQRPESILEANHLRVSMDDITEQTEGFVAPNDAHIAQVLDFVRGWDRNAPLVVHCYAGISRSTASAFAAACMLNPQRDERVIARQIRAASPIASPNRLFVTLADKALGRDGRMIRALDEMGPGSMMVVGRPFRIDLE; encoded by the coding sequence ATGATTCACGTCTGTTCGCTCGCCGATCTGCATGCCACCGTCAAGGATACCGGCGCCAGCCATGTGCTGACAGTGATGGCCAATGTCGCGCAGGTGCAGCGGCCGGAGTCTATTCTCGAGGCCAATCATCTGAGGGTGTCGATGGACGACATCACCGAGCAGACCGAAGGTTTTGTGGCGCCGAACGACGCGCACATCGCGCAGGTGCTGGACTTCGTCCGCGGCTGGGACCGCAACGCACCGCTGGTGGTGCATTGCTATGCCGGCATCAGTCGCTCCACCGCCAGCGCCTTTGCCGCCGCCTGCATGCTCAACCCGCAGCGCGACGAACGCGTCATCGCTCGGCAAATCCGCGCAGCCTCGCCGATTGCGTCGCCGAACCGGCTGTTCGTCACCCTGGCCGACAAGGCGCTGGGCCGCGATGGCCGGATGATCCGGGCGCTGGACGAGATGGGCCCCGGCAGCATGATGGTGGTCGGCCGGCCGTTTCGAATTGATCTGGAGTAA
- a CDS encoding 5'-deoxynucleotidase YfbR-like HD superfamily hydrolase (product_source=COG1896; cog=COG1896; ko=KO:K06952; pfam=PF12917; smart=SM00471; superfamily=109604), translating into MAKSKFSTDVATRAWQRMLSGRRLDLLDPSPLDIEVADIAHGLARVARWNGQTHGAHIFSVAQHTLLVEAVLREQLPRADHTVRLAALLHDAPEYVIGDMISPFKAVIGGAYKVVEHRLLAAIHIRFGLPPVLAAEVTKQIKAADMGAAYLEATRLAGFKEAEAKRLFGKDPGLPQSAEEDFLTPWSAGKAEKRFLARFETVQG; encoded by the coding sequence ATGGCCAAGTCGAAGTTTTCCACGGATGTCGCGACCCGGGCCTGGCAGCGCATGCTGTCCGGCCGCCGTCTCGATCTGCTCGATCCCTCGCCGCTCGACATCGAAGTCGCCGACATCGCCCATGGTCTCGCCCGCGTGGCGCGCTGGAACGGCCAGACCCACGGCGCGCATATTTTCTCGGTGGCACAACACACGCTGCTGGTCGAAGCGGTACTCCGCGAGCAACTGCCGCGCGCCGATCACACCGTGCGGCTCGCCGCCTTGCTGCACGACGCGCCGGAATATGTCATCGGCGACATGATCTCGCCGTTCAAGGCGGTGATCGGCGGCGCCTACAAGGTGGTGGAACATCGCCTGCTCGCCGCCATCCACATCCGCTTCGGCCTGCCACCGGTGCTCGCCGCAGAGGTGACGAAGCAGATCAAGGCCGCCGACATGGGCGCGGCCTATCTCGAGGCAACGCGGCTGGCGGGTTTCAAGGAGGCCGAGGCGAAACGCCTGTTCGGCAAGGACCCCGGCCTGCCGCAGTCGGCCGAGGAGGACTTCCTGACGCCGTGGTCGGCTGGCAAGGCCGAGAAGCGGTTTCTGGCACGGTTTGAGACGGTGCAGGGTTGA
- a CDS encoding DNA-3-methyladenine glycosylase I (product_source=KO:K01246; cath_funfam=1.10.340.30; cog=COG2818; ko=KO:K01246; pfam=PF03352; superfamily=48150; tigrfam=TIGR00624): MTRAARLHADGKTRCPWPGEDPFYMAYHDTEWGVPEYDDRALYEKLILDGFQAGLSWITILRKRDNFRAAFDDFQPEKIARYDEKKVHALMNDAGIVRNRAKIVGAINSAKGYLKIMEEGPGFSKFLWDFVDGKPKVNHFKTTASVPASTPISIKLSKELASRNFKFVGPTIVYAFMQATGMVNDHLVTCFCHEACAGKKRAPRLKVK; the protein is encoded by the coding sequence ATGACGCGCGCGGCCCGCCTGCATGCCGATGGAAAGACGCGCTGCCCGTGGCCGGGCGAAGACCCGTTCTACATGGCCTATCACGACACCGAATGGGGCGTGCCGGAATATGACGACCGCGCGCTGTATGAGAAGCTGATCCTCGACGGCTTTCAGGCCGGATTGTCCTGGATTACCATCCTGCGCAAGCGCGACAATTTTCGCGCCGCGTTCGATGATTTCCAGCCCGAGAAAATCGCACGCTACGACGAGAAAAAAGTTCACGCGCTGATGAACGATGCCGGCATCGTCCGTAACCGCGCCAAGATTGTCGGTGCGATCAACAGCGCCAAGGGCTATCTGAAGATCATGGAAGAGGGCCCCGGCTTCTCGAAATTCCTCTGGGATTTCGTCGACGGCAAACCCAAGGTCAACCATTTCAAGACCACCGCCAGCGTGCCGGCCTCGACGCCGATCTCGATCAAGCTGTCGAAGGAACTGGCATCGCGCAATTTCAAGTTCGTCGGCCCGACCATCGTCTATGCCTTCATGCAGGCCACCGGCATGGTCAACGATCACCTCGTCACCTGCTTCTGCCACGAGGCCTGCGCCGGCAAGAAGCGCGCGCCACGCCTCAAAGTGAAGTGA
- a CDS encoding folate-binding protein YgfZ (product_source=TIGR03317; cath_funfam=3.30.1360.120; cog=COG0354; ko=KO:K06980; pfam=PF01571; superfamily=103025; tigrfam=TIGR03317) has protein sequence MKAAFLPDRGVVKISGDDARGFLNNLVTSEIEVVTPGTARFGALLTPQGKIIADFLVTEAPAGHGGGLLIDCPRTLAQPLADKLGFYKLRAKVKVENLSDSLGVLAVWDGEPGLKPDLTFADPRNAALGFRILVPAELAAKTAALVGAELVDEIAYEAHRIKTGVPRGGIDFAYGDAFPHESNMDRLSGVDFDKGCYIGQEVVSRMQHRGTARTRIVRVGLDGAPPEPGSEIRAGDKPIGTMGSSADGHGLALIRTDRATDALDAAAPFLAGGLPIHLADPDAVRASAPKKNVA, from the coding sequence ATGAAAGCAGCGTTTCTTCCCGATCGGGGCGTGGTCAAGATATCAGGCGATGATGCGCGCGGCTTCCTCAACAATCTCGTGACCTCCGAGATCGAGGTGGTGACGCCGGGCACCGCGCGCTTCGGCGCGCTGCTGACCCCGCAGGGCAAGATCATTGCGGATTTTCTCGTCACCGAAGCCCCCGCCGGCCATGGCGGCGGGCTGCTGATCGATTGCCCGCGCACGCTGGCGCAACCGCTCGCCGACAAGCTCGGCTTCTACAAATTGCGCGCCAAGGTGAAGGTGGAAAATCTCTCCGATTCGCTCGGCGTGCTGGCGGTGTGGGACGGCGAGCCCGGCCTGAAACCCGACCTCACCTTCGCCGACCCGCGCAACGCCGCGCTGGGCTTTCGCATTCTGGTGCCGGCCGAGTTAGCGGCGAAGACCGCCGCGCTGGTCGGCGCCGAGCTTGTCGATGAAATCGCCTATGAGGCGCATCGCATCAAGACCGGCGTACCGCGCGGCGGTATCGACTTCGCCTATGGCGACGCGTTTCCGCATGAGAGCAACATGGACCGCTTGTCCGGCGTCGATTTCGACAAGGGCTGCTATATCGGCCAGGAAGTGGTGTCGCGGATGCAGCATCGCGGCACCGCGCGCACCCGCATCGTCCGCGTCGGGCTGGATGGCGCACCGCCCGAGCCCGGCAGCGAAATCCGCGCCGGCGACAAGCCGATCGGCACCATGGGCTCGTCCGCCGACGGCCATGGCCTCGCACTGATCCGAACCGACCGCGCCACCGATGCGCTTGACGCCGCTGCGCCGTTTCTTGCCGGCGGCCTGCCGATCCATCTCGCCGATCCCGACGCCGTTCGCGCTTCCGCGCCGAAGAAGAACGTCGCATGA
- a CDS encoding dihydroorotase (product_source=KO:K01465; cath_funfam=2.30.40.10,3.20.20.140; cog=COG0044; ko=KO:K01465; pfam=PF01979; superfamily=51338,51556; tigrfam=TIGR00857), whose amino-acid sequence MTQTFDTILKAGTVVNQDGEGVRDIGISNGRIAAIGALGSASAAETIDCKGLHILPGVIDTQVHFREPGLTQKEDLEAGSRSAVMGGVTAVFEMPNTDPLTVTETTFTDKVKRGHHRMHCDFAFFIGGTRDNVADLPELERAPGCAGVKVFIGSSTGALLVEDDDSLRRIFKVIKRRAAFHAEDEYRLNDRKHLRIEGDPRSHPVWRDETAALLATQRLVALARETGKRIHVLHISTKEEIAFLRDHKDVASCEATPHHLTLAAPECYERLGTRAQMNPPVRDASHRDGIWNGIAQGIIDVLGSDHAPHTAAEKDKVYPASPSGMTGVQTLVPIMLDHVNAGRLSLQRFVDLSSAGPARLYNIATKGRIAAGYDADFTIVDLKRSETITNDWVASKAGWTPYDGVKVTGWPVGTFVRGRRVMWQGELVTPSQGETVRFLETLRG is encoded by the coding sequence ATGACCCAGACATTTGACACCATTCTAAAGGCCGGCACTGTCGTCAACCAGGACGGTGAGGGTGTCCGCGACATCGGCATTTCCAACGGGCGAATTGCCGCCATCGGGGCGCTGGGATCGGCCTCCGCCGCAGAGACGATCGATTGCAAGGGGCTGCATATCCTGCCCGGCGTGATCGACACCCAGGTGCATTTTCGCGAGCCCGGCCTGACGCAGAAGGAAGACCTCGAGGCCGGATCGCGCAGTGCCGTGATGGGCGGCGTCACCGCGGTGTTCGAGATGCCGAACACCGATCCCTTGACCGTCACAGAAACCACCTTCACCGACAAGGTGAAGCGCGGCCATCACCGCATGCACTGCGATTTTGCCTTCTTCATCGGCGGCACGCGCGACAACGTCGCCGATCTTCCGGAACTGGAGCGCGCCCCAGGCTGCGCCGGTGTGAAAGTGTTCATCGGCTCATCGACCGGCGCGCTGCTGGTGGAGGATGACGACAGCCTGCGCCGCATCTTCAAGGTGATCAAGCGCCGCGCCGCGTTCCACGCCGAGGATGAGTATCGGTTGAATGATCGCAAACATCTGCGCATCGAGGGCGATCCGCGCTCGCATCCGGTGTGGCGCGACGAGACCGCGGCGCTGCTGGCGACGCAGCGGCTCGTTGCACTGGCGCGCGAGACCGGCAAGCGGATCCATGTGCTGCATATCTCGACGAAAGAAGAGATCGCATTTCTGCGCGACCACAAGGATGTCGCCTCCTGCGAGGCGACGCCGCATCATCTGACGCTGGCGGCGCCCGAATGCTACGAGCGGCTCGGCACCCGCGCCCAGATGAATCCGCCGGTGCGCGACGCCAGCCATCGCGACGGCATCTGGAACGGCATCGCGCAGGGCATCATCGACGTGCTCGGCTCCGACCACGCGCCGCATACGGCGGCTGAGAAGGACAAGGTCTATCCGGCATCGCCGTCGGGGATGACGGGGGTGCAGACCCTGGTGCCGATCATGCTGGATCACGTCAATGCCGGCCGGCTGTCGCTGCAGCGCTTCGTCGATCTCTCCAGCGCCGGGCCGGCGCGGCTCTACAACATCGCCACCAAGGGCCGCATCGCGGCGGGCTACGACGCCGATTTCACGATCGTCGATCTGAAGCGCAGCGAGACCATCACCAACGACTGGGTCGCCTCGAAAGCCGGCTGGACGCCCTATGACGGCGTGAAAGTCACCGGCTGGCCTGTCGGCACCTTCGTGCGCGGGCGGCGAGTGATGTGGCAGGGCGAGCTGGTGACGCCGTCGCAGGGCGAGACGGTGCGGTTTCTGGAGACGCTGAGGGGATAG
- a CDS encoding hypothetical protein (product_source=Hypo-rule applied; superfamily=54534) yields the protein MSQSLSYRPARDPLPDQEQKQAALSYLNEAWAEARHDGVDGDCLAQASLFAAFAELVGTYGEDAVAKFVEGLPGRVRNGEFSLTLAKQ from the coding sequence ATGAGCCAGTCATTGTCGTACCGCCCCGCCCGCGATCCTCTCCCCGATCAGGAACAGAAACAGGCCGCTCTGAGCTATCTCAACGAAGCCTGGGCGGAAGCGCGGCACGACGGCGTCGATGGCGACTGCCTGGCGCAGGCCAGCCTGTTCGCAGCCTTCGCCGAACTGGTCGGCACCTATGGCGAAGACGCCGTGGCGAAATTCGTCGAAGGCCTGCCGGGCCGGGTGCGCAACGGCGAATTTTCGCTGACGCTAGCGAAGCAATAA
- a CDS encoding uncharacterized membrane-anchored protein YjiN (DUF445 family) (product_source=COG2733; cath_funfam=3.30.300.20; cog=COG2733; pfam=PF04286; transmembrane_helix_parts=Inside_1_25,TMhelix_26_48,Outside_49_51,TMhelix_52_74,Inside_75_404,TMhelix_405_427,Outside_428_428), protein MASSTFSSFASPGDAARAAELRRVKAVAASVLAGCLAVFIAAKMLLHTHPAFGFVAAFAEAATIGGLADWYAVVALFRRPLGLPIPHTAIIQANQNRIADKLGEFIEVHFLDAGPVEAKLRQVDFASFVADWLSDRKRSADLARFVLRLLPEAMAATETSGLKTFITRRVMTQLQSVDLAPLAAGTLRGFIRDGRHQGLLDDLLRALHGALTEPDTLAVIKDKIRNELPTLLKLYRADAFLVKRIVKSATSFFEDVRNDPEHPFRGEFDRMLLTFVDRLENEPGFIGRIDGLKRDFLARPELTELARNLWENATSFIERSASGESNVLQHHLANVFVEVGSALAADAEMRGEINQGVVAVLRSFIADQKSGVSGFIADQVKAWDMGQLISVIEVNIGKDLQYIRFNGSLIGGLAGLALYTAEFLFRML, encoded by the coding sequence ATGGCCAGCAGCACCTTCTCCTCTTTCGCCAGTCCCGGCGACGCCGCCCGCGCCGCGGAACTGCGTCGCGTCAAGGCGGTGGCGGCCTCGGTGCTGGCGGGCTGCCTTGCCGTGTTTATTGCCGCTAAAATGCTGCTGCACACCCATCCTGCATTTGGCTTCGTCGCCGCCTTCGCCGAGGCCGCCACCATCGGCGGGCTGGCGGACTGGTACGCCGTGGTGGCGCTGTTCCGCCGGCCGCTCGGCCTGCCGATCCCGCACACCGCGATCATCCAGGCGAATCAAAATCGCATTGCCGACAAGCTCGGCGAATTCATCGAGGTGCATTTTCTCGACGCCGGCCCGGTCGAGGCCAAATTGCGCCAGGTCGATTTCGCCTCCTTCGTTGCGGACTGGCTCAGCGACCGCAAGCGCAGCGCCGATCTGGCGCGTTTCGTGCTGCGGCTGCTGCCGGAGGCGATGGCGGCCACGGAAACATCGGGTCTCAAGACCTTCATCACCCGCCGCGTCATGACGCAGCTGCAGTCGGTTGATCTGGCGCCGCTTGCCGCCGGCACGCTGCGCGGTTTCATCCGCGACGGCCGGCATCAGGGCCTGCTCGACGACCTGCTGCGCGCGCTGCATGGCGCGCTGACCGAGCCCGACACGCTCGCTGTGATCAAGGACAAGATCCGCAACGAATTGCCGACGCTGCTGAAGCTTTATCGCGCCGATGCGTTTCTGGTGAAACGCATCGTGAAGTCGGCGACATCGTTTTTCGAGGATGTCCGCAACGATCCCGAGCATCCGTTCCGCGGCGAGTTCGACCGCATGCTGCTCACCTTCGTCGATCGGCTGGAGAACGAGCCCGGCTTCATCGGCCGCATCGACGGCCTGAAGCGCGATTTTTTGGCGCGGCCCGAACTCACCGAGCTGGCTCGAAATTTGTGGGAGAACGCAACGTCCTTCATCGAGCGCAGCGCGTCCGGCGAAAGCAACGTACTGCAACATCACCTCGCCAATGTGTTCGTGGAGGTCGGCTCTGCACTTGCGGCCGACGCCGAGATGCGCGGCGAGATCAACCAGGGTGTTGTGGCGGTGCTGCGCTCCTTCATCGCCGACCAGAAGAGCGGCGTCTCCGGCTTCATCGCCGATCAGGTCAAGGCGTGGGACATGGGCCAGCTGATATCGGTGATCGAGGTCAATATCGGCAAGGACTTGCAATACATCCGCTTCAACGGCTCGCTGATCGGCGGCCTCGCCGGGCTGGCGCTGTATACCGCCGAGTTTCTGTTCCGGATGTTGTGA
- a CDS encoding hypothetical protein (product_source=Hypo-rule applied; pfam=PF00561; superfamily=53474) gives MSATARAPRPPSKTLLLLEGRALHEFGAFLGALPLLSFAPRGDGHPVLVLPGLVASDISTRPLRSFLKGRGYAVSGWKQGRNLGLRDGVQDSMLDLLREMNETHGRKVSLVGWSLGGIYARQLAKLMPDRVRSVITLGSPFAGSPKATNAWQVYEMASGKRADDADPQFGGSLAETPPVPTTAIYSRTDGICAWQGCMEKPSAHSENIEVESSHCGMGHHPAVVYAVADRLAQPEGAWAPFDRSGWRSMVYPDPNR, from the coding sequence ATGTCCGCAACCGCTCGGGCACCGCGCCCACCTTCCAAGACCTTGCTGCTGCTGGAAGGCCGCGCGCTGCACGAATTCGGTGCCTTTCTCGGTGCGCTGCCGCTGCTGAGCTTTGCGCCCAGGGGTGATGGCCATCCCGTGCTGGTGCTGCCCGGCCTTGTCGCTTCCGACATCTCGACGCGACCGCTTCGTAGCTTCCTGAAGGGCCGCGGCTATGCGGTGAGCGGCTGGAAGCAGGGCCGCAATCTCGGCCTGCGCGATGGCGTGCAGGACAGCATGCTCGATCTGCTGCGCGAGATGAACGAAACCCACGGTCGCAAGGTCAGCCTGGTCGGCTGGAGCCTCGGCGGGATCTATGCACGGCAACTCGCCAAGCTGATGCCGGACCGCGTCCGCTCGGTGATCACGCTTGGCAGCCCGTTCGCCGGCAGCCCGAAGGCGACCAACGCCTGGCAGGTCTACGAGATGGCCAGCGGCAAGCGCGCCGACGACGCCGATCCGCAATTCGGCGGCTCGCTGGCGGAGACGCCGCCGGTGCCGACCACCGCGATCTACAGCCGCACCGACGGCATCTGCGCCTGGCAGGGCTGCATGGAGAAACCCTCGGCGCACTCGGAAAACATCGAGGTCGAAAGCAGTCACTGCGGCATGGGCCATCACCCTGCAGTGGTCTATGCGGTGGCCGATCGCCTCGCACAGCCGGAGGGCGCCTGGGCGCCGTTTGACCGGTCGGGCTGGCGCAGCATGGTCTATCCGGATCCGAACCGGTAA
- a CDS encoding NADPH2:quinone reductase (product_source=KO:K00344; cath_funfam=3.40.50.720; cog=COG0604; ko=KO:K00344; pfam=PF00107; superfamily=51735) yields the protein MTHVPEISVNARCLRLLAKAAEAASVAPVVERHTLTRAANEVLVEVRAAAVNPSDIKAATGLMPYAIFPRTPGRDFAGVVIDGPAAWIGREVFGSSGDLGIRRDGTHATHLSVEAEALVEKPRNLSWEETAGIGVPFVTAMEGFRRAGMPKPDETVLVMGVNGKVGQAAVQIATWQGARVIGVVRKDEPYEGHANGPVEVVNSSAVDVAAQVREMTNGKGADIIFNTVGDPYFQAAHKSMALKGRQILIAAVDRIVQFNILEFYRGQHTYYGIDTLGLSSVASGAVLKDLVPGFAGGHLKPFPIRPEAVYALEDATRAYKAVAGSSRDRVILKPV from the coding sequence ATGACTCATGTGCCTGAAATCTCTGTCAATGCGCGCTGCCTGCGCCTTTTGGCGAAAGCGGCCGAGGCCGCGTCCGTCGCGCCGGTGGTGGAACGCCACACGCTGACCCGTGCTGCCAACGAAGTGTTGGTCGAGGTGAGGGCCGCGGCAGTCAATCCGTCCGATATCAAGGCCGCTACCGGCCTGATGCCCTATGCGATCTTCCCCCGCACGCCGGGCCGCGATTTCGCCGGCGTGGTGATCGACGGTCCTGCCGCATGGATCGGTCGCGAGGTATTCGGCTCGTCCGGCGATCTCGGCATCCGCCGCGACGGCACCCACGCCACGCATCTCAGCGTCGAGGCCGAGGCATTGGTGGAGAAGCCCAGGAATCTTTCCTGGGAGGAGACCGCAGGGATCGGTGTGCCCTTCGTCACCGCGATGGAAGGCTTTCGCCGCGCCGGCATGCCGAAACCTGATGAGACCGTGCTGGTGATGGGCGTCAACGGCAAGGTCGGCCAGGCCGCGGTGCAGATCGCGACGTGGCAGGGCGCACGGGTGATCGGCGTGGTGCGCAAGGATGAACCCTATGAGGGCCATGCCAATGGCCCGGTCGAGGTCGTCAATTCATCCGCGGTGGATGTCGCCGCGCAAGTACGCGAGATGACGAACGGCAAGGGCGCAGACATCATCTTCAACACTGTCGGCGATCCGTATTTCCAGGCCGCGCATAAATCGATGGCGCTGAAGGGCCGCCAGATCCTGATCGCCGCAGTCGATCGTATCGTGCAGTTCAACATTCTCGAATTCTATCGCGGCCAGCATACGTATTACGGCATCGATACGCTCGGCCTATCGTCAGTCGCATCCGGCGCGGTGCTGAAAGACCTCGTTCCCGGTTTTGCCGGCGGGCATCTCAAGCCATTCCCGATCCGGCCGGAAGCTGTCTACGCGCTGGAAGATGCTACGCGAGCGTACAAGGCCGTGGCCGGCTCGTCGCGTGACCGGGTGATCTTGAAGCCGGTCTAA
- a CDS encoding putative OsmC-like protein/alpha/beta superfamily hydrolase (product_source=COG1765/COG2945; cath_funfam=3.40.50.1820; cog=COG1765,COG2945; pfam=PF02566,PF12146; superfamily=53474,82784): MPTERFQFAGAEGHLLAAALDLPDSEPLAYALFAHCFTCGKDVLAAKRIATALTAKGIAVLRFDFTGLGSSEGDFANSTFSSNVADLVRAANHLRELHKAPTILIGHSLGGAAILAAAGQIPEAKAVVTIAAPSDPAHVTNMFAEHVDAIREHGDVEVKLAGRPFHIKREFLDDIAEHNLMAHVSTMHKALLIMHAPTDDTVGIDNATHIFLAARHPKSFVSLAGADHLLTQKHDAIYVADVIAAWATRYLDPVVAEPGVSLPEEPRKVVVRETRATKFQQQITVGPHRLLADEPVSAGGTDTGPGPYDLLLSALGACTAMTMRLYADRKTLPMDRVTVTLKHKKIYARDCEACETTEGMLDQIERVIGIEGALDAEQRQKLMEIADKCPVHRTLTSEIHIVTQAAE; this comes from the coding sequence GTGCCGACTGAACGCTTTCAATTTGCCGGCGCGGAAGGCCATTTGCTGGCCGCGGCGCTGGACCTTCCGGATAGCGAGCCGCTCGCTTATGCACTGTTCGCGCATTGTTTTACTTGCGGCAAGGACGTGCTGGCGGCCAAGCGCATCGCCACCGCCCTGACTGCCAAGGGTATCGCGGTGCTGCGGTTCGATTTCACCGGACTTGGCTCCAGCGAAGGCGATTTCGCCAACAGCACGTTTTCGTCCAATGTCGCCGACCTTGTGAGAGCCGCCAACCATCTGCGCGAGCTTCACAAGGCGCCGACGATCCTGATCGGCCACAGCCTCGGCGGCGCGGCGATCCTCGCCGCCGCCGGACAGATTCCGGAGGCCAAGGCGGTGGTCACTATCGCCGCCCCCTCCGATCCCGCCCATGTCACCAACATGTTCGCCGAGCATGTCGACGCCATCCGGGAGCATGGCGACGTCGAGGTGAAGCTCGCCGGCCGGCCGTTCCACATCAAGCGTGAATTCCTCGACGACATCGCCGAGCACAATCTGATGGCGCACGTGTCCACGATGCACAAGGCGCTGCTGATCATGCATGCACCGACCGACGACACCGTCGGCATCGACAATGCCACGCATATCTTCCTCGCCGCCAGGCATCCGAAGAGCTTTGTTTCGCTGGCCGGCGCCGACCACCTGCTGACGCAGAAGCACGACGCGATCTATGTCGCCGACGTCATCGCGGCCTGGGCGACGCGCTATCTCGATCCGGTGGTGGCCGAACCGGGCGTTAGCTTGCCTGAAGAGCCGCGCAAGGTCGTCGTGCGCGAAACCCGCGCCACCAAATTCCAGCAGCAGATTACGGTCGGACCGCATCGCCTGCTCGCTGACGAGCCGGTCTCGGCCGGGGGCACTGACACTGGCCCCGGGCCCTATGACTTGCTGCTCAGCGCGCTCGGCGCCTGCACTGCCATGACAATGCGGCTCTACGCCGACCGCAAGACGCTGCCGATGGACCGCGTCACGGTGACGCTGAAGCACAAGAAGATTTACGCCAGGGATTGCGAGGCGTGCGAGACCACCGAAGGGATGCTCGACCAGATCGAGCGCGTCATCGGAATCGAAGGCGCGCTCGATGCCGAACAGCGCCAGAAGCTGATGGAGATCGCCGACAAGTGCCCGGTGCACAGGACGCTGACGTCGGAGATTCATATCGTGACGCAGGCGGCGGAGTAA
- a CDS encoding DMSO/TMAO reductase YedYZ molybdopterin-dependent catalytic subunit (product_source=COG2041; cath_funfam=3.90.420.10; cog=COG2041; pfam=PF00174; superfamily=56524) — protein sequence MTDDSTPPPDSKLTRSKERWAREGRFLTGRIARPEDQRLPPGQHLTKDWPVLDLGLTPDISRERWRLDVYGAVETPLFWDFAQFTAQPQQKFISDIHCVTTWSRYDNTWEGLSTRELLAACKPKDDAHFVVLHSHDGYTTNLALEDFAAEDALLAHSWSGQPIERDHGGPVRLIVPHLYFWKSAKWLQSIEFVTDDKPGYWEVRGYHNRGDPWQEQRYSED from the coding sequence ATGACCGACGACAGCACACCGCCGCCGGACTCGAAACTGACGCGCAGCAAGGAGCGCTGGGCGCGCGAAGGCCGGTTTCTCACCGGCAGGATCGCGCGCCCGGAAGACCAACGGTTACCGCCCGGCCAGCACCTGACCAAGGACTGGCCGGTGCTCGACCTCGGCCTGACGCCCGACATTTCCCGCGAGCGCTGGCGGCTCGACGTCTATGGCGCGGTGGAGACGCCGCTGTTCTGGGATTTTGCGCAGTTCACCGCGCAGCCGCAGCAAAAATTCATCTCCGACATCCACTGCGTCACCACCTGGTCGCGCTATGACAATACGTGGGAGGGCCTGTCCACCCGCGAGTTGCTGGCTGCCTGCAAGCCGAAGGACGATGCGCATTTCGTCGTGCTGCATTCCCATGACGGCTACACCACCAACCTCGCGCTGGAGGATTTCGCCGCCGAGGACGCGCTGCTGGCGCATTCATGGTCCGGCCAGCCGATCGAGCGCGACCATGGCGGCCCTGTCAGGCTGATCGTGCCGCATCTGTACTTCTGGAAAAGTGCGAAGTGGCTGCAGAGCATCGAATTCGTCACCGACGACAAACCGGGCTACTGGGAAGTCCGCGGCTATCATAACCGCGGCGATCCGTGGCAAGAACAGCGTTACTCGGAAGACTGA